A portion of the Aquicoccus sp. G2-2 genome contains these proteins:
- a CDS encoding prephenate/arogenate dehydrogenase family protein, translating to MTVEYERIALIGLGLIAGSIGLALRRAGYAGEITGYAPSEESRRVAVERGLVDRVCTNAADAAKGADLVVLCVPVGAMGAVATEIAPVLKPGATVSDVGSVKAAVVGAVAPHLPTHVHFVPTHPMAGTEHSGPRSGFAELFDNRWCLVVPPEGSDPQAIARVEALWQGLGANTQVVEVEHHDLLCAVVSHVPHLIAYTMVGVADDFRRVSEQEVIKFSAAGFRDFTRIAASDPTMWRDVFLSNKDATLEILGRFTEELFALQRAIRTGDGERLFDYFTHTRAIRRGIIEAGQDTDAPDFGRGGKP from the coding sequence ATGACCGTTGAATATGAGCGGATCGCACTGATCGGGCTTGGCCTGATCGCCGGATCAATCGGGTTGGCGCTGCGCCGGGCTGGCTATGCGGGCGAAATCACCGGCTATGCCCCGAGCGAGGAAAGCCGCCGCGTCGCGGTTGAACGCGGGCTGGTGGACCGGGTTTGCACCAACGCGGCGGATGCGGCAAAGGGCGCCGATTTGGTGGTGCTGTGCGTGCCTGTCGGCGCGATGGGGGCGGTGGCAACCGAGATTGCCCCGGTGCTGAAGCCGGGGGCAACCGTGTCGGATGTCGGCTCGGTCAAGGCGGCGGTCGTGGGCGCGGTGGCCCCGCATTTGCCGACGCATGTGCATTTCGTCCCGACGCATCCGATGGCGGGCACCGAACATTCCGGCCCGCGTTCGGGTTTTGCCGAACTTTTCGACAATCGCTGGTGCCTTGTTGTGCCCCCCGAAGGGAGCGACCCGCAGGCCATCGCCCGTGTCGAGGCATTGTGGCAGGGGCTGGGCGCAAATACACAGGTGGTCGAGGTTGAACATCACGACCTCTTGTGTGCCGTGGTGAGCCATGTGCCACACCTTATCGCCTATACCATGGTCGGCGTCGCGGATGATTTTCGTCGTGTCTCCGAGCAGGAGGTGATCAAATTTTCCGCCGCCGGTTTTCGGGATTTCACCCGGATTGCTGCGTCTGATCCGACCATGTGGCGCGATGTGTTTCTCTCGAACAAGGACGCGACGCTGGAAATTCTTGGTCGCTTCACCGAGGAGCTTTTCGCCCTGCAACGCGCCATCCGCACCGGCGATGGGGAACGATTGTTCGACTATTTCACCCATACACGCGCCATCCGGCGCGGCATTATCGAGGCCGGGCAGGATACCGATGCGCCCGATTTTGGCCGGGGAGGCAAACCATGA
- the hisC gene encoding histidinol-phosphate transaminase, which yields MGEIAPQPGIMEIALYEGGKSALAGHAEVLKLSSNENPLGAPPNAVAALAEAAQNVHRYPSTDHAALRAAIGEVHGLEPERIICGVGSDEVLQFVTQAFSGPGDEIIHTAHGFSMYPILAHMAGATPVCVAETDRVVDVDAILGAVGPRTRLVLIANPGNPTGTMLPDGELERLAQGLPAHVILVIDSAYAEFADGYDGGATLARTRPNVLMTRTFSKIYGLGGLRIGWGYGPRAMIDVMTRIRQPFNLSVLQLAAGEAAVRSRDWVAHCAALNAQQRARLIGALGQLGIACDESHGNFVLARFADEAEAASADAALQAVGIIVRRVAGYGFPEGLRITVGDADQTGRVIAALSRWREERQ from the coding sequence ATGGGCGAGATCGCACCACAACCGGGCATCATGGAAATCGCGCTTTATGAGGGTGGCAAGTCGGCGCTTGCGGGCCATGCAGAGGTGCTCAAGCTGTCGTCAAACGAGAATCCTCTTGGCGCGCCGCCCAACGCGGTCGCCGCGCTGGCAGAGGCCGCGCAGAACGTGCATCGCTACCCGTCCACCGATCACGCCGCCCTGCGCGCGGCGATTGGCGAAGTGCATGGGCTTGAGCCGGAACGGATCATCTGCGGTGTCGGCTCTGACGAGGTTCTGCAATTTGTCACGCAGGCGTTCAGCGGGCCGGGGGATGAGATCATCCACACCGCGCACGGGTTTTCGATGTATCCGATATTGGCCCATATGGCCGGGGCCACCCCGGTTTGCGTGGCCGAGACGGACCGGGTGGTTGACGTTGATGCAATCCTTGGTGCGGTTGGGCCGCGCACCCGTCTGGTGCTCATTGCCAACCCCGGCAACCCGACCGGCACGATGCTGCCCGACGGCGAGCTTGAGCGGTTGGCCCAAGGGCTGCCCGCGCATGTTATTCTGGTGATCGACAGCGCCTATGCCGAGTTCGCAGATGGTTACGATGGTGGAGCAACCCTCGCGCGAACGCGGCCCAACGTGCTGATGACGCGGACGTTTTCCAAGATTTACGGGCTTGGCGGTTTGCGCATCGGCTGGGGTTATGGGCCGCGCGCGATGATTGACGTGATGACCCGTATCCGCCAGCCGTTCAATCTTTCGGTGCTGCAACTGGCCGCCGGGGAAGCGGCGGTGCGGAGCCGTGATTGGGTCGCGCATTGTGCGGCGTTGAACGCGCAACAACGCGCCCGGCTTATCGGCGCGCTAGGCCAATTGGGCATTGCCTGCGATGAAAGCCACGGCAATTTCGTGCTGGCACGGTTTGCCGATGAGGCAGAAGCCGCCAGCGCAGATGCGGCGTTGCAGGCGGTGGGCATCATCGTGCGCCGGGTGGCGGGCTATGGCTTTCCCGAGGGGTTGCGCATTACCGTGGGCGACGCGGATCAAACCGGCCGGGTCATCGCCGCGCTGAGCCGTTGGCGAGAGGAGAGACAATGA
- a CDS encoding endonuclease/exonuclease/phosphatase family protein has product MPFYHDLKHYTDDPARGDYPGKAAWIARRLLTLRYDLHEAIITARRPNSLIIGSWNIRAFDGGLARLDESFHYIAEIISAFDICAVQEVRDDLGPVQRLKMLLGPGWNYFVTDTSDHEGGNHERMAFFYNENKMFFRNLIGEIVVDRTALSDGGQIARSPFFAAFQAGWFRFTLCSTHIVYGATDAAGLARRAEEVRAIAKALTKKARKEDQVYVLLGDMNIDARDGVVMQALKDSGLEVPEFPATNYGGDRFYDQLAFSTKGNAERKTRLIRFGAFDWRRAVYGPAPAADPNAPDDPAQVERLSDAQNIAHYAPIVERIRHEARRAPYADFARSYKRWTTDEMSDHLPIWVELETDYSDDYLMRFTGAV; this is encoded by the coding sequence ATGCCTTTTTATCATGATCTGAAACATTATACCGATGATCCTGCGCGCGGCGATTATCCCGGCAAGGCCGCCTGGATCGCGCGCCGCCTTCTGACGCTGCGCTATGATCTTCACGAAGCGATCATCACCGCGCGGCGGCCAAATTCGCTGATCATAGGGTCATGGAATATCCGCGCCTTCGATGGTGGCCTCGCGCGGCTGGACGAGAGCTTTCATTATATCGCCGAGATAATTTCCGCCTTCGACATCTGCGCCGTGCAGGAGGTGCGCGACGATCTCGGCCCGGTGCAGCGGCTTAAGATGTTGCTTGGGCCGGGGTGGAATTATTTTGTCACCGACACCTCGGATCACGAGGGCGGAAACCACGAGCGGATGGCATTTTTCTATAACGAAAACAAAATGTTCTTCCGCAATCTTATCGGAGAGATCGTGGTGGACAGAACCGCCCTTTCGGATGGTGGGCAGATTGCGCGCTCACCGTTTTTCGCGGCGTTTCAGGCCGGGTGGTTTCGGTTTACCTTGTGTTCAACGCATATCGTTTACGGGGCAACCGATGCGGCGGGGCTGGCGCGCCGGGCCGAAGAGGTGCGCGCGATTGCAAAAGCCCTGACCAAGAAGGCGCGCAAGGAAGATCAGGTTTATGTGCTGCTTGGTGATATGAACATCGACGCGCGCGATGGTGTCGTGATGCAGGCCTTGAAAGACAGCGGCCTTGAGGTGCCGGAATTCCCGGCGACCAATTATGGCGGTGACAGGTTCTATGACCAGCTTGCCTTTTCCACCAAAGGCAATGCCGAGCGCAAAACCCGGCTGATCCGGTTTGGCGCGTTCGACTGGCGGCGCGCGGTTTACGGCCCGGCGCCTGCGGCCGATCCGAACGCGCCCGATGACCCGGCACAGGTTGAACGGTTGAGCGATGCGCAGAATATCGCGCATTATGCGCCCATCGTCGAGCGCATCCGGCACGAGGCGAGGCGCGCGCCATATGCAGATTTCGCCCGCTCCTACAAACGCTGGACCACTGATGAGATGTCAGACCACCTTCCCATCTGGGTCGAACTGGAGACGGATTATTCCGATGACTACCTGATGCGGTTCACTGGCGCTGTCTGA
- the rpsD gene encoding 30S ribosomal protein S4 — protein MTKRTSAKYKIDRRMGENIWGRPKSPVNRREYGPGQHGQRRKGKLSDFGLQLRAKQKLKGYYGDLTEKQFRRIYGEAERVKGDTGENLIGLLERRLDAVVYRAKFVPTVFAARQFVNHGHVLVNGKRVNIPSYRVQEGDVIEVREKSKQLAVVMEAVGLPERDVPDYVEADHSKMTARFVRTPQLGDVPYPVMMEPNLVVEFYAKN, from the coding sequence GTGACCAAACGCACGTCTGCCAAATACAAAATCGACCGCCGGATGGGTGAAAACATCTGGGGCCGCCCGAAATCCCCCGTCAATCGCCGCGAATATGGCCCCGGCCAGCACGGTCAGCGCCGCAAGGGCAAGCTTTCCGATTTCGGCCTGCAGCTGCGCGCCAAGCAGAAGCTGAAGGGCTATTACGGCGATCTGACCGAGAAACAGTTCCGCCGCATCTATGGTGAGGCAGAGCGTGTCAAAGGCGATACCGGTGAAAACCTGATCGGCCTGCTGGAACGCCGTCTTGACGCCGTGGTTTACCGTGCCAAGTTCGTGCCGACCGTGTTTGCCGCACGTCAGTTCGTGAACCATGGGCATGTGCTGGTCAACGGCAAGCGGGTGAACATCCCCTCTTACCGGGTGCAGGAAGGCGACGTCATCGAAGTGCGCGAGAAATCCAAACAGCTCGCCGTGGTGATGGAAGCCGTCGGCCTGCCGGAGCGCGATGTGCCCGACTATGTCGAGGCCGACCATTCCAAGATGACCGCACGGTTCGTGCGCACGCCACAACTCGGTGATGTGCCCTATCCGGTGATGATGGAACCCAACCTCGTGGTCGAATTCTACGCCAAGAACTGA
- a CDS encoding Hint domain-containing protein, with the protein MGTGFRGTFVISWSQTRVDGSGAAPIAALRVGASWQWSGEAVRVDGPSELLRLEQADGERNIHKRAARMVHRLVGAAVTNTARLEDVVVDSSLRDDSFIVSDGAQSYTVTIIDVGAGQPPLLMFVDEIPPKDHALWVVHQSYTTVTRDPAQPDAGGVICFTPGTRINTPDGPRAVETLREGDRVLTKDNGAQEIQWIGARRMTGARLFAMPRLRPVRFRPGALGIERPDQELVVSPEHRLVVSGDVARALFNTDEVLVQARDLINGRTVVVDGKLKQVTYVHLLLPAHQIVWANGVETESFHPANTALSTLSDTDRARLLQYFPEFETNPRGYGASARRNLTDSEAAILMHDAA; encoded by the coding sequence ATGGGAACGGGCTTTCGTGGCACGTTTGTCATCTCCTGGTCGCAAACAAGAGTAGATGGTTCAGGCGCCGCCCCGATTGCGGCGCTGCGCGTGGGTGCGTCCTGGCAATGGTCGGGAGAGGCCGTGCGAGTCGATGGCCCAAGTGAATTGTTGCGACTGGAGCAGGCAGACGGAGAGAGAAACATTCACAAGCGCGCGGCACGGATGGTGCATCGTCTGGTCGGCGCTGCGGTGACCAACACCGCGCGGCTGGAAGATGTCGTGGTTGACAGTTCTTTGCGCGACGACAGTTTCATCGTCTCGGATGGGGCGCAAAGCTATACAGTGACAATCATTGACGTGGGCGCCGGGCAACCGCCGCTTTTGATGTTTGTCGATGAAATTCCTCCGAAAGATCATGCGCTTTGGGTGGTTCATCAAAGCTATACCACCGTAACCCGCGACCCGGCGCAGCCCGATGCCGGCGGGGTGATTTGTTTCACCCCCGGCACCCGGATCAACACCCCGGACGGCCCGCGCGCGGTTGAAACACTGCGCGAAGGTGACCGTGTTTTGACCAAGGATAACGGCGCGCAGGAGATCCAGTGGATCGGGGCGCGGCGGATGACCGGCGCGCGGCTTTTTGCGATGCCACGGCTTCGGCCAGTGCGGTTTCGCCCCGGTGCGCTTGGGATCGAGCGCCCGGATCAGGAATTGGTTGTCTCGCCCGAACACCGGCTGGTGGTGTCCGGCGATGTGGCGCGCGCACTTTTCAATACCGATGAGGTGCTGGTGCAGGCGCGTGATTTGATCAACGGGCGAACCGTGGTGGTGGATGGCAAGCTCAAGCAGGTGACATATGTGCATCTTCTGTTGCCAGCGCATCAGATCGTCTGGGCGAACGGGGTCGAAACAGAAAGCTTTCACCCGGCCAATACCGCGCTCTCTACGCTTTCGGACACGGACCGCGCCCGGCTGCTGCAATATTTTCCTGAGTTTGAGACAAACCCGCGCGGTTATGGCGCGTCGGCCCGGCGGAACCTGACGGATTCCGAAGCGGCAATCCTGATGCATGACGCGGCCTGA
- a CDS encoding DUF2219 family protein: protein MHFARTGALVSAFLASILLASAPASVTAGERVKLGFGWLADNDEIGDSADRWQTGSVVSSHVWGRGWSGQAPERIGDLLELRIGAGVIAPRYVSGPAAKIDRPYASALSLGLHTHFRRGTYDLSAGADLVVTGPQTGLDGVQGGLHDFMGIPGPSAAVRAGQIGDGLHPTLVLEAGRDIALGGQGHLRPFAEARIGVETLARAGVDIAFGKINGQGELWLRDPVTGQRYRTIRDPNASGVGFVLGGDVAWVNNSVFLPGGAASPAPEDLRARLRAGLHWQGRRALRKGGAGGPSAFYGFTWLSPEYKGQSHGQVVGSVSVNLNF from the coding sequence ATGCATTTTGCCCGGACGGGTGCCCTTGTTTCAGCTTTCCTTGCCAGCATCCTGCTTGCCAGCGCGCCTGCGTCGGTAACGGCGGGGGAACGGGTCAAGCTCGGCTTCGGCTGGCTTGCGGATAATGATGAAATCGGTGATAGCGCCGATCGCTGGCAGACCGGGTCGGTCGTGTCGAGCCATGTCTGGGGGCGCGGCTGGAGCGGGCAGGCGCCCGAGCGTATTGGTGATCTGCTGGAGCTGCGCATCGGCGCTGGGGTGATCGCGCCGCGCTATGTGAGCGGGCCAGCCGCCAAGATCGACCGGCCCTATGCCAGTGCGCTGTCGCTTGGGCTGCATACCCATTTTCGCCGGGGCACCTATGATCTTTCCGCCGGGGCCGATCTGGTGGTGACCGGGCCACAGACCGGGCTGGATGGGGTTCAGGGCGGCCTGCATGACTTTATGGGCATTCCCGGCCCCTCTGCGGCGGTGCGCGCGGGGCAGATCGGCGACGGGCTGCACCCGACCTTGGTTCTGGAAGCTGGCCGCGACATTGCCCTTGGCGGGCAGGGGCACCTGCGCCCCTTTGCCGAGGCGCGCATCGGTGTGGAAACGCTGGCGCGCGCCGGGGTCGACATTGCGTTTGGCAAAATCAACGGACAGGGGGAGCTTTGGCTGCGCGATCCGGTGACTGGTCAGCGGTATCGCACCATCCGCGACCCGAACGCGTCGGGCGTGGGGTTTGTGCTGGGCGGGGATGTGGCTTGGGTGAATAATTCGGTTTTCCTGCCCGGTGGCGCGGCCAGTCCGGCCCCGGAAGACCTGCGCGCACGGTTGCGGGCCGGGTTGCACTGGCAGGGCCGCCGCGCGCTGCGTAAGGGCGGGGCAGGCGGCCCAAGCGCGTTTTACGGGTTCACCTGGCTTAGCCCTGAATACAAGGGGCAGAGCCATGGGCAGGTCGTCGGGTCGGTTAGTGTCAATCTGAATTTCTAA
- a CDS encoding plastocyanin/azurin family copper-binding protein, with protein sequence MTEITMTGRTDGSKVWFAPFGLLIQPGQTVRWINKDKSNSHTATAYAPANDEHPRRIPAGAKPFDSDYLLFDESFEVTLTKPGVYDYFCVPHELSGMVGRIVVAEPGQTDFAPYPDDGLDQVILDGFPPVAEIVAKGALYYEEG encoded by the coding sequence GTGACCGAGATCACCATGACCGGGCGCACCGACGGCTCAAAAGTGTGGTTCGCGCCCTTTGGCCTGCTGATCCAGCCCGGCCAGACCGTGCGCTGGATCAACAAGGACAAGTCGAATTCGCACACCGCCACAGCCTATGCCCCCGCCAATGACGAACATCCCCGCCGCATCCCCGCGGGCGCCAAACCGTTCGACAGCGACTATCTTCTGTTTGACGAGTCCTTCGAAGTGACTCTGACCAAGCCGGGGGTGTACGATTACTTCTGCGTTCCGCACGAACTCTCCGGCATGGTCGGGCGGATCGTCGTCGCCGAGCCGGGGCAGACCGATTTCGCGCCCTACCCAGATGACGGGCTGGATCAGGTGATCCTCGACGGGTTTCCACCAGTAGCCGAGATCGTCGCCAAAGGGGCGCTGTATTACGAGGAGGGTTGA
- a CDS encoding RNA polymerase sigma factor, with the protein MALKLTSVPPPQHDTRTDAELVGLAREGDEMAVRELIRRCNKQLFRVARGILHNDAEAEDVVQAAYVAAFTKLASFRGDASFLTWITRITMNEAYARRRKQAHVVDLVEYRKEAEGGIANTMRPPPTTPEAELGRTEIRAFLERAIDALPEPLRLTYVLRDVQEMSTREVARLLGINAITVKTRLHRARRKLREDVKQNLSTEFTGVFPFDGDRCVDMADRVIRALRDPSAG; encoded by the coding sequence ATGGCGTTAAAACTCACATCAGTGCCGCCACCGCAGCACGACACCCGCACCGATGCGGAACTGGTTGGCTTGGCCCGCGAGGGCGATGAAATGGCCGTCCGCGAGTTGATCCGACGCTGCAACAAGCAGCTTTTTCGGGTCGCGCGCGGTATCCTGCACAATGATGCAGAGGCCGAAGATGTCGTGCAGGCAGCTTATGTCGCCGCCTTCACCAAGCTCGCCAGTTTTCGCGGCGACGCCAGTTTTCTGACCTGGATCACCCGCATTACGATGAACGAGGCATACGCCCGTCGGCGCAAGCAGGCTCATGTGGTCGATCTTGTCGAATACCGCAAGGAAGCTGAAGGAGGCATAGCAAACACCATGAGACCGCCACCGACAACCCCCGAGGCCGAACTGGGCCGGACCGAAATTCGCGCATTCCTAGAGCGCGCCATCGACGCACTGCCAGAGCCGTTGCGGCTGACCTATGTTCTGCGCGATGTGCAGGAAATGAGCACGCGCGAAGTCGCAAGGCTGCTTGGTATCAACGCCATCACGGTCAAGACCCGCCTCCACCGGGCGCGGCGCAAGCTGCGCGAGGATGTGAAACAGAACCTCTCGACCGAGTTTACCGGCGTATTTCCGTTCGATGGGGACCGCTGTGTTGACATGGCCGACCGGGTTATCCGGGCGCTGCGCGACCCTTCGGCAGGATGA
- a CDS encoding DUF2945 domain-containing protein, which yields MAKFAIDDHVKWNSEAGHVTGRICKIHTSDFDYKGHTRRASKDEPQYEIKSDKTDHIAAHKESALTGLK from the coding sequence ATGGCAAAATTCGCAATCGACGATCACGTCAAATGGAACTCAGAGGCCGGGCATGTGACCGGGCGGATCTGCAAAATCCACACCAGCGATTTCGACTACAAGGGGCACACAAGGCGGGCTTCCAAGGACGAACCACAATACGAAATCAAAAGCGACAAGACCGATCACATCGCCGCACACAAGGAATCCGCACTGACAGGACTGAAGTAA
- a CDS encoding DUF488 domain-containing protein, giving the protein MSERFCTVGHSNRSLDAFIAILHAAGVTSVADVRSFPRSRSNPAYNIDTLPETLQHRQIGYRHFPDLGGRRPKQAQVDADINAFWDNRSFHNYADYALSPAFVSAYQALVAAGRARCIALMCSEAVWWRCHRRIITDYLLLDGFDVTHLMGDGREDPAKPTVAARRSGDGKVIYPAPAATDQRAASH; this is encoded by the coding sequence ATGTCCGAACGGTTCTGCACAGTCGGTCACTCCAACCGGAGCCTTGACGCCTTCATCGCCATCCTGCACGCTGCCGGAGTCACGAGCGTTGCAGACGTGCGCAGTTTCCCACGTTCGCGCAGCAATCCGGCCTATAATATCGACACCCTGCCAGAGACGTTGCAGCATCGCCAGATCGGCTATCGCCATTTTCCCGACCTCGGCGGGCGGCGCCCCAAACAGGCGCAGGTCGATGCGGATATCAACGCGTTCTGGGACAACCGGAGCTTTCACAACTACGCCGATTACGCGCTCTCCCCCGCCTTCGTGTCCGCTTATCAGGCGCTGGTTGCGGCAGGTCGCGCGCGGTGCATCGCGCTCATGTGTTCCGAAGCCGTCTGGTGGCGCTGTCATCGCCGCATCATCACCGACTACCTGTTGCTGGACGGTTTCGATGTCACCCACCTGATGGGCGACGGGCGCGAAGACCCGGCAAAACCAACCGTGGCCGCCCGGCGCAGCGGCGACGGCAAGGTCATCTACCCCGCCCCGGCCGCTACGGATCAGCGCGCGGCGAGCCATTAA
- a CDS encoding FAD-binding oxidoreductase: MAHTVELKKIEPVTHDTHHLVFDKPDGFAYSPGQGVELNILKDGWEDEGRPFTPITLPNESTLEFIIKSYPDHHGMTEQIGKLQADDKLKLSGSFGDISDQGPGVFIAAGAGVTPMIAILRKQLHEQGTLDGSTLLFANKAERDIIWRDRFEAMKGLKTGFVVDEAGAGVPQGRLDRAYLSGFITPDSLCYLCGPPPMMDAVRTSLKDLGVKDDNIIEEKF, from the coding sequence ATGGCCCATACTGTTGAACTGAAAAAGATCGAGCCCGTCACCCATGACACCCATCATCTGGTGTTCGACAAGCCGGATGGGTTTGCCTATTCCCCCGGCCAAGGGGTCGAATTGAATATCCTCAAGGATGGCTGGGAAGATGAAGGCCGCCCGTTCACGCCAATCACGCTGCCGAATGAATCGACGCTGGAGTTTATCATCAAATCCTACCCCGATCATCACGGCATGACCGAACAGATCGGCAAGTTGCAGGCGGATGACAAGCTCAAGCTCAGCGGCTCGTTCGGTGACATCTCGGATCAGGGGCCGGGCGTGTTTATCGCCGCGGGCGCGGGTGTGACCCCGATGATCGCGATCCTGCGCAAGCAGTTGCATGAGCAGGGCACGCTTGACGGCTCAACGCTCCTGTTTGCCAACAAGGCCGAACGAGACATCATCTGGCGCGACCGGTTCGAAGCGATGAAAGGCCTGAAGACGGGCTTTGTGGTCGATGAGGCAGGCGCCGGTGTGCCACAAGGGCGGCTTGATCGCGCTTACCTGAGCGGGTTCATCACGCCCGACAGCCTGTGTTACCTTTGCGGCCCGCCCCCGATGATGGACGCCGTGCGCACATCGCTGAAGGATCTGGGCGTGAAGGACGACAACATCATCGAAGAAAAATTCTGA